The Funiculus sociatus GB2-C1 DNA window GAGAGCCTGCATGGTTTCCGGTTCCCCATTTTGACGTTCGGGACAGCCTTGCATTACCATCTCGGCGTAAATTTCCGAGGCGGGGTTATCTGGGTTATCGAATTTGCTGGCGTCGATGCAAATGGGTTGTACTTTTTCCCTAAGATGAGGATCGTTGTTAATGGCCGCGTGAAGAAGTTCGGGTAATACTGCCAAGTTATGGCATTGGGTGAAGGGAGTGAAACCAACTTCGGTAGTTTCTGCAACTTGTGGATGGGGAGTGATAAGTGGATGATGCCAAGCTTGATAAAAGGTTGGGTAAGGCAGAGTTTGAGCGCACTGCCAGATAACTTTGTAGCAGTTTTCGTAGAGGTCAGAATTGCTTTCAAAGACTTCATCTGTTAGACAGTGCCGTAAATCTGAGACAGCTGAGAGCATCTGGTGGTTTTGTAAGATTTCCCCCAAAATCTCGGCAGCGATCCTACGGGTAAACTCATTTTCAGTAGTTTCCAGAAGCCTGAGTAACCCAGCAATTGCCACTTCGTTTCCTGGGTCAATTTTCCCCAAAATCTCGGCAGCCATCCTACGGGTAAACCCATTTTCAGTAGTTTCCAGAAGCCTGAGTAACCCAGCAATTGCCACTTCGTTTCCTGGGTCAATTTTCCCCAAAATCTCGGCAGCCCCCGAACGGATAAACTCATTTTCAGTCGTTTCTAGAATCCGGAGTAACCCAGCAATTGCCACTTCGTTTCCTGGGTCAATTTTTCCCAAACTGTCGGCAGCTATCATACAGGTAAACTCATCTTCAGTGGTTTCCAGAACCTGAAGTAATCCAGCAATTGTCACTTCGTTTCCTGGGTCAATTTTCCCCAAACTCTTGGCAGCAGTCCTACGGGTAAACTCATCTTCAGTGGTTTCTAGGATCCGGAGTAACCCAGCAATTGCCACTTCGTTTCCTAGGTCAATTTTTCCCAAACTGTCGGCAGCTATCATACGGGTAAACTCATTTTCAGTAGTTTCCAGAAACCGGAGTAACCCAGCAATTGCCACTTCGTTTCCTGGGTCTATTTTCCCCAAACTCTCGGCAGCTCCCGAACGGGTAAACTCATCTTCAGTGGTTTCTAGAAGCCGGAGTAACCCAGCAATTGCCACTTCGTTTCCTGGGTCAATTTTCCCCAAACTCTCGGCAGCAATCCTACGGATAGACTCATCTTCAGTGGTTTCTAGAAGCCGGAGTAACCCAGCAATTGCCACTTCGTTTCCTGGGTCAATTTTCCCCAAACTCTCGGCAGCAATCCTACGGGTAAGCTCATTTTCAGTCGTTTCCAGAAGCCGGAGTAACCCAGCAATTGCCACTTCGTTTCCTGGGTCAATTTCCCCCAAACTCTCGGCAGCCTCCGAACGGGTAAACTCATTTTCAGTCGTTTCCAGAAGCCGGAGTAACCCAGCAATTGCCACTTCGTTTCCTGGGTCAATTTTTCCCAAACTCTCGGCAGCCATCCTATGGGTAAACTTATTTTCAGTCGTTTCCATAAGCCGGAGTAACCCAGCAATTGCCACTTCGTTTCCTGGGTCTATTTCCCCCAAACTGTAGGCAGTCTTCCAACGGGTATCCTCAGATTCTGTGGTTTCCAATAAGTTAATGAGTTTATTAATGGCTATACCCCGGTTAGTCTGCAACAGCGATGCTCTCGCTGCCTCTGCACTCGGATCGAGATATGTCCGCCACTCTTGTTTTTCAATGTTGAAATAACCAAAGCCCCACTTAACGATTTGCGCTACTATTTCATCTGCCCAAGGGCAATCCTGAAACTCAACAACCCCAGATGAGGCTAGAAAATAGGCTCGATCTCCATAAAAATTTGTATTTCCGCACCCGTCCTCAAACTCTACCAATGCCTGAATAAACTTCTCTTTCTGCTGCTTTACCACATCCTCTCGCCCCAGCCATAGCAAAATCACCTCCTTCCACTGCGGCTCAAAAATGCGGTAAATATTGCCCGGTAACGGTTGAGGATTGTCATTTTCATGAGTCAAGAAAAAGTGCCAATCCTCAATCGCCAGCGCTGCAAAATATTCCTGAAACGTCAGATGATAGAACGCATAGACAGGTTCATCGGTTTCCCCATCTCGGTACACCAAATTCAGCCAACCAATCTGTCGCGCTAACTCAAACAGACATTCCCCCATTAGCTGATATGCCAGCGATTCCCTCAGCGGTGTCTGATTCTCAATTGCCGCAACTGCCAACCTTCCTAACGCTGCATTCAAATCCTGCCGTTGCTGCCAGCCGATGGGAAACTCGTTTTTTTTCCACTCATAGAAATCCTCTCGAAATCGCAGGTAAAGCGTCGCCTTCGTCTTCGGCAACTCCCCTTGCTTCACCGCCCAGGTTTGACACAACAGCGCCAACCGCAAAGGATTTCTAATCAAATCCCGAATCCGTTCCCGCCCCGTTTCCCCTAACTTCTCACCTAACTGCTTCCCTAACTGGCGTTTCCCCGCCCTAGCAAACCACTCCCCAATAAACTCCCCCACCTGCGAATCGTCAAAATCCAGGGTGCGATAGGTATCACAATTCGGCACTACCCGATCGTTCGCCTGCCAAACATTCAGCCGACAGGTTAACAGGGTTTGCGCCTGTGCCACCCAACCCCTCAGCTGATTTGCAATTCCTTGTAGGGGCGAATTTGCCCCCGTGGATGTATTCCCCCGTATTTCATCCACCCCATCCAACAGCAACCACACCTGATGAGAATTAAATAACTGCATCAACTCAGTTTGCATGTGGGCTGATACCACCATTCCTTGAAGAGACAGCACCTCCTTCAGCCAAACCTGAAGTAAATACTCTTCCAAGGTTTTTCCATCCAAACTCCCCAACTGAATGCAAATCGGCAACCGGGAAACATTTTCTGAATCCTTGAGATGACGCGCAATTTGCTCTAACCACGTACTTTTCCCCGCCCCCGGTTCCCCAATAATTGCAATCGTCTTGCCTTCCCCCGCCTCAATCACCTCCCGGAGAAACTCATCCGCTTCAAACCGCTTCTCAATTTCCTTCTCATTCAGCTGATATTGTGAACTCCCCTCATCTGGAGATGGGCCAGACTCCTCACTCCGTCGCGGCTGAGTTGTCGGTTTCACCAATCCCAATGGCACATAGATACCCACCTCATGACCCAACCCCGTACCCGTCGCCTGTCGCCGGAATTGGTAACGCTTGAGCTGTTCCTCCAGCATTTTGTGGCAGATATCGCCCCAGTCAATCCGGGTTTCTGGTGGTGGAGGTGGAGGATCTGACTTCGGATCGATTAATTCTTCTAGTTCTAAATTTAGGGATTTAGCGATCGCGATCGCAGTATCACAATCAACAGATTGTCCCGCAAAAAACCGCTTAACCGTCTTTTCACTCACGTTAGAGGCTTCAGCGATGTCCAAATACCTCCAAAGCTTGTCCTCATAATTACGTTTAGCAGCCTTAACCTCTATGAGTTTCTGCTTTCCAGCCTCGTTTACCTGGACGCTGTTGCGATTGCGGATTTCAGCCATAGTCAACGGATAAGAGCAATTGCGGATATTAATAGCTTAGGTGGCTTCAGCCGTTGGATGAGGGTCAGAAAGGGTAACTTAATCTCTGTCCCTAAGAGTTCGGCGGTTTCTCTAGTCGATTCGCTTTCGTGGAATTGTAGGGTTCAGCAATTCCACAAATGACCACCAACCTGTTTAAATATCTCCTCGTAGTTGAAAATTCCCAATTTCAGACTTTAATCCTACTTGCTCTTATTCTGCCTTTACAGCCAGTCAATTCTAAGGAAATTAGCGATGCTTTATTTCTGGTGCAAGGCGGAATAATCGTTGTGACAGGCCTTATCTCAATTTTGTCGGGAACTCCCTTGCCATTGGTAATCTTTCAAATGACGGCGCAAGGCGGCTGTTTGATTATCGATGCCCACCGCGCCCAAAAAAGTGCCAAGTAGACGAAGCGCGATCGCATCCTTCGTTTGTACAGCCCCAAGTTTCAACCTGCGGGTTGGATGAATTTGGCAGAATTAAGAGAGTGCCAAAATAGCTTCTCACTCTCCCAAAAATGAAACACCGCCGATGGTATTGGTTCTTTAGTATGCTCTTTGCTTCGTTTTTCGCCGTTACCAGCTGCGCTAGTCAACCCGAAACTGTTAAAAACCTTAAAGCTGGTGCTGGTACGCAAATCATTGCTTTAGGCGATAGCATTACCGCTGGATATGGCGTAGCGCAAACCGAAGCTTATCCCAGCGTTCTCTCTCGTCAGTTGGGTATACCAATTGTAAATCGCGGTGTCAGCGGTGATACAACTGCAATGGCACTTAGTCGCTTGCAAAAAGATGTGATTTCCGCCCAACCTTGGATAGTTATTGTGGGAATAGGTGGAAATGATTTCTTGGGAAGAATTCCCAAAACTGAGACAGAACAGAATCTGCGGCAAATAGTGACAACAATTCAACAACAAAAAGCAATTGTTGTGTTGTTGGGAATGAACCTTAGTTTACCGGAGCTGGGGTTAGCTAGAGATGAATACAACGAACTTGTCCAGCGCGTTGCTAAAGATACACAAGCGTACTTAATTCCAGATGTGCTGAAGGGAATAATCGATAATCCGCAATATCGCCAACAGGATATTATTCATCCAAACGCAGCCGGACAGAAACTTTTAGCGGTTCGCGTTGCCCAAGGTTTACAGCCATTATTAGCAGATGCTACTTTTCCGAACGCTTTATTGCAATATCGAAAAAGTAATGAATAATTGATAATTGGCATCTCTTAACTAGGTCAGTGTAATTAAACTTACAACTCGCTCTCCTCAAGGAAAACCCGGTTTTTTAGAAGAACCGGGTTTCTCTATTTTTGGTTTAATTTAACAATGAGTTTTTTTAACCAGTAGCCCCTATTTAGTCGCTAAAGTAATAGAATAGGTAGTTGCCTCTGGAGCCGACTTTCATAGCTCAAAGGCAAAAATTTTGTAACAAAATTGACAGAATTGGAGCATGGAAAGTCTGTATCCAATAGTATTTCGCATCTAATCCACCTGAGATTTTTTTTATGAGTTCCCCGATCCGCTTTTTGATGTGCGCTCCCGATCATTACGATGTGGATTATGTGATTAATCCCTGGATGGAGGGCAATATTCACAAGTCGTCACGCGATCGCGCCGTCGAGCAGTGGCAAAAGCTTCACCACGTCCTCAAAGACCATGCAATTGTTGATTTAGTTAAACCCCAACGCGGCGTGCCTGATATGGTGTTCACAGCCAACGCTGGGCTAGTGCTGGGAGATACTGTCGTTCTCAGTCGCTTCTTCCACAAAGAGCGACAAGGGGAAGAGCCATACTTTAAAGAGTGGTTTGAGTCGCAGGGCTGCACCGTGCATGAATTGCCCAAAGACTTGCCCTTTGAAGGTGCTGGTGATGCGCTGCTGGATCGGGAAGGGCGCTGGCTGTGGGCGGGGTACGGTTTCCGTTCGGAACTCGACTCGCACCCGTATCTAGCAAAGTGGTTGGATATCGAAGTGCTTTCCCTGCGACTGATGGATGAGCGCTTCTATCACTTGGATACCTGCTTTTGTCCCTTGAATGGCGGCTATCTGCTGTATTATCCCCCGGCGTTTGATTCTTACTCAAACCGCGTCATTGAAATGCGAGTCGCGCCAGAGAAGCGAATTGCGATCGCAGAAGCGGACGCTGTGAATTTCGCCTGCAACGCCGTAAATATTGACAGCGTTGTAGTGATGAATAAGGCGAGTGAAAGCCTGAAAAAACGCCTTACCGATGTTGGTTTCCAAGTAATTGAAACGCCGCTAACGGAATTCTTGAAAGCAGGCGGTGCAGCTAAGTGCTTGACGCTGCGGGTGACGGAACCTGTGCGAACGGAAGTTCATGAATCTGTCTCCGTAGAGAGCCGCACGGTTCGCATGGAAGGGCATTTGCTGGACACTGGCTTAATCAACCGGGCTTTAGATTTAGTTGTGGAAAATGGGGGTAGTTTCCAGGTTCTCAATTTCCAACTGGGAGCACAGCGACAAAGTACCTCAAGTGCTGAGGTGAAGGTGTCGGCTCCTTCCCACGAAGTGATGGAAGCGATTTTATCGCAGTTGATTGATTTGGGTGCGGTGGATCTGCCTCAAGACGAGCGCGATGCGAAACTGGAACCAGTCCTGCAAGCGGGTGTAGCTCCCGATGATTTCTACGTATCAACTATTTATCCGACACAAGTACGGGT harbors:
- a CDS encoding TIGR00300 family protein, with product MSSPIRFLMCAPDHYDVDYVINPWMEGNIHKSSRDRAVEQWQKLHHVLKDHAIVDLVKPQRGVPDMVFTANAGLVLGDTVVLSRFFHKERQGEEPYFKEWFESQGCTVHELPKDLPFEGAGDALLDREGRWLWAGYGFRSELDSHPYLAKWLDIEVLSLRLMDERFYHLDTCFCPLNGGYLLYYPPAFDSYSNRVIEMRVAPEKRIAIAEADAVNFACNAVNIDSVVVMNKASESLKKRLTDVGFQVIETPLTEFLKAGGAAKCLTLRVTEPVRTEVHESVSVESRTVRMEGHLLDTGLINRALDLVVENGGSFQVLNFQLGAQRQSTSSAEVKVSAPSHEVMEAILSQLIDLGAVDLPQDERDAKLEPVLQAGVAPDDFYVSTIYPTQVRVNGEWIKVLGQRMDGAIAITETSNGIVARCKLLRDLEVGDRVVVDVVGIRTVRKTESREVRNTQEFSFMSAGVSSERRVELVVEQVAWELRQVRDQGGKVVVTAGPVVIHTGGGEHLAHLIRQGYVQALLGGNAIAVHDIEQSMMGTSLGVDMKRGVSVRGGHRHHLKVINMIRRCGSIEKAVEQGVVTSGVLYECVRAGVPFSLAGSIRDDGPLPDTQTDMIKAQEEYARLLEGADMILMLSSMLHSIGVGNMTPAGVKMVCVDINPAVVTKLSDRGSVESVGVVTDVGLFLSLLVQQLDKLTSPYQTVHTV
- a CDS encoding GDSL-type esterase/lipase family protein: MKHRRWYWFFSMLFASFFAVTSCASQPETVKNLKAGAGTQIIALGDSITAGYGVAQTEAYPSVLSRQLGIPIVNRGVSGDTTAMALSRLQKDVISAQPWIVIVGIGGNDFLGRIPKTETEQNLRQIVTTIQQQKAIVVLLGMNLSLPELGLARDEYNELVQRVAKDTQAYLIPDVLKGIIDNPQYRQQDIIHPNAAGQKLLAVRVAQGLQPLLADATFPNALLQYRKSNE
- a CDS encoding HEAT repeat domain-containing protein; its protein translation is MAEIRNRNSVQVNEAGKQKLIEVKAAKRNYEDKLWRYLDIAEASNVSEKTVKRFFAGQSVDCDTAIAIAKSLNLELEELIDPKSDPPPPPPETRIDWGDICHKMLEEQLKRYQFRRQATGTGLGHEVGIYVPLGLVKPTTQPRRSEESGPSPDEGSSQYQLNEKEIEKRFEADEFLREVIEAGEGKTIAIIGEPGAGKSTWLEQIARHLKDSENVSRLPICIQLGSLDGKTLEEYLLQVWLKEVLSLQGMVVSAHMQTELMQLFNSHQVWLLLDGVDEIRGNTSTGANSPLQGIANQLRGWVAQAQTLLTCRLNVWQANDRVVPNCDTYRTLDFDDSQVGEFIGEWFARAGKRQLGKQLGEKLGETGRERIRDLIRNPLRLALLCQTWAVKQGELPKTKATLYLRFREDFYEWKKNEFPIGWQQRQDLNAALGRLAVAAIENQTPLRESLAYQLMGECLFELARQIGWLNLVYRDGETDEPVYAFYHLTFQEYFAALAIEDWHFFLTHENDNPQPLPGNIYRIFEPQWKEVILLWLGREDVVKQQKEKFIQALVEFEDGCGNTNFYGDRAYFLASSGVVEFQDCPWADEIVAQIVKWGFGYFNIEKQEWRTYLDPSAEAARASLLQTNRGIAINKLINLLETTESEDTRWKTAYSLGEIDPGNEVAIAGLLRLMETTENKFTHRMAAESLGKIDPGNEVAIAGLLRLLETTENEFTRSEAAESLGEIDPGNEVAIAGLLRLLETTENELTRRIAAESLGKIDPGNEVAIAGLLRLLETTEDESIRRIAAESLGKIDPGNEVAIAGLLRLLETTEDEFTRSGAAESLGKIDPGNEVAIAGLLRFLETTENEFTRMIAADSLGKIDLGNEVAIAGLLRILETTEDEFTRRTAAKSLGKIDPGNEVTIAGLLQVLETTEDEFTCMIAADSLGKIDPGNEVAIAGLLRILETTENEFIRSGAAEILGKIDPGNEVAIAGLLRLLETTENGFTRRMAAEILGKIDPGNEVAIAGLLRLLETTENEFTRRIAAEILGEILQNHQMLSAVSDLRHCLTDEVFESNSDLYENCYKVIWQCAQTLPYPTFYQAWHHPLITPHPQVAETTEVGFTPFTQCHNLAVLPELLHAAINNDPHLREKVQPICIDASKFDNPDNPASEIYAEMVMQGCPERQNGEPETMQALKVYCQLKCQGVFLIFYEDTSGEPPQGFSQTFLTSLSKFHNTRRICVVSEQPCNLQTFSPSQPNLVADIVSWIREKMMEE